A region of Gracilinanus agilis isolate LMUSP501 chromosome 3, AgileGrace, whole genome shotgun sequence DNA encodes the following proteins:
- the LOC123241558 gene encoding membrane-spanning 4-domains subfamily A member 3-like, whose protein sequence is MDKLRPVGQMWPPEMFYLTANWPVAQQIGESPQCVATLVDNTHIMQLREDVAVRSSYGPLEESMKVFTGKQKVFGALQIVNGALILALGIFLGSFQHASKSPRNVFFMIFFTGCPIWGAASFIISGSLSIVAEEKPTKNSVQSSFGMNIASATISLTGIVFLLINFVLNGWEVSNCPNVYTLTSSTSAGLLSLMLILTVLELCFTLILTILRCKVNCCESNEKASYPPDSSVVAEMTPIELHSEGLETSIPEHNTEILSK, encoded by the coding sequence AAACTGGCCAGTGGCGCAGCAGATTGGAGAGAGCCCACAATGTGTGGCCACCCTAGTTGACAACACTCACATCATGCAGTTGAGAGAAGATGTGGCAGTTAGATCCTCCTATGGCCCTTTGGAGGAATCTATGAAGGTGTTCACAGGAAAGCAAAAGGTCTTTGGGGCTCTCCAGATTGTGAATGGGGCTCTGATCTTAGCCTTGGGAATATTTTTAGGCTCATTCCAACATGCTTCAAAATCCCCCAGAAATGTCTTTTTTATGATATTCTTCACAGGCTGCCCTATTTGGGGAGCTGCATCTTTCATCATTTCAGGATCCCTTTCTATTGTAGCTGAAGAAAAACCCACAAAGAATTCGGTACAAAGCAGTTTTGGGATGAACATTGCCAGTGCAACAATCTCATTAACTGGGATTGTTTTTCTCTTGATCAATTTTGTGCTAAATGGTTGGGAAGTCAGCAACTGTCCCAATGTGTACACTTTGACCAGTTCTACATCAGCTGGGCTCCTGTCTTTGATGCTGATCCTCACTGTACTAGAATTATGTTTTACCCTTATTCTCACCATCTTGAGGTGTAAAGTAAATTGTTGTGAGTCCAATGAGAAAGCTTCATACCCTCCAGACTCTTCTGTGGTTGCTGAGATGACCCCTATTGAACTGCATTCTGAAGGGTTGGAAACCTCAATCCCAGAGCATAATACTGAGATACTAAGCAAATAG